From Deltaproteobacteria bacterium, one genomic window encodes:
- the prsK gene encoding PEP-CTERM system histidine kinase PrsK: MINPSFFVIFPVLNILICLGLAFFILSRDYKSPANLGFASGLLSLLCLEFGNALVMLSAGAPQMMLTGLYLGIVGQLMLPPSWLLFSLTFSRENQKQLLLRWTPLLAGLTIISVVFIFFLRSPDFIFLSSAPPDSAKSPAPAFYLGSIGKYCYLYLILSILFSLVLLENTFRFSTGHKRWQIKYVIFGVGAILFFFIYYFSQLLLFSMINVELVRVLSIVILFSVSVMTVFIVRHRLLNVDVFVSRYIVYHSVTILIVGTYFILVGLVVYGIQYFNLPFDYSLSTLIIFLAIFILLVLGFSTSVRRKIQLFLNRHFYKHKYEFRDKWMESIEKISSKTSVDEICRTLIDMILETMGAKEVYLWLYSPVTGSYKAFNAGFLEAYENIESDYPLIKLIKQKKAPFNINHVFDEIDDGEGISDLEKLIAVTGGVLCSPLNAGGTIEGFVLQQEDVSGEPYRSDDFEFLTAVTTQAAVQLKNITLSQELIQVKEVDMFNKMSSFIMHDLKNLTNSLSLVSQNAAKNMDNPEFQKDAVKAIDNTVNRMKSLIEKLSSAPKKMDLKKERVDIKALIHNSMKKIMGKEKKVVCTAHLNDLPFIYADPHSIEMVLINLLTNAYDAINNNGIISVRSHCDDSYINVIVCDNGEGMTKEFIEKALFHPFKSSKKTGFGIGLYQSKMIIEAHGGDINVESEKGEGTSFTIRLPL; this comes from the coding sequence ATGATTAATCCCTCTTTTTTTGTTATTTTTCCAGTATTAAATATCCTCATATGCCTGGGCCTGGCTTTTTTTATTCTTAGCAGGGATTATAAGAGCCCGGCCAACCTGGGCTTTGCATCGGGATTGTTGAGCCTCCTCTGTCTGGAGTTTGGTAATGCGCTTGTAATGCTGTCGGCCGGAGCTCCGCAAATGATGCTTACGGGCTTGTATCTTGGTATTGTTGGTCAACTCATGCTGCCACCTTCATGGCTTCTCTTTTCTCTGACCTTTTCAAGGGAAAATCAGAAACAATTGCTTCTTCGCTGGACGCCGCTTCTTGCCGGTTTGACAATTATATCTGTTGTTTTTATTTTTTTCCTAAGGTCTCCTGATTTTATTTTTTTATCATCTGCTCCTCCGGATTCTGCAAAAAGTCCCGCACCCGCTTTTTATCTTGGCTCAATAGGGAAGTATTGTTATCTCTATTTAATATTGAGCATACTTTTCAGCCTTGTTCTCCTTGAGAATACATTTCGCTTTTCCACAGGCCATAAACGCTGGCAAATAAAATACGTCATATTTGGTGTAGGGGCTATTCTGTTTTTCTTTATTTATTACTTTAGCCAGCTTTTGCTTTTCTCAATGATCAATGTCGAGCTCGTTCGTGTTTTATCCATTGTTATCCTTTTTTCCGTGTCTGTTATGACCGTTTTCATCGTGCGCCATCGTTTACTGAATGTGGATGTATTTGTATCGAGGTATATTGTTTATCATTCGGTAACAATCCTGATTGTGGGAACTTACTTTATTCTTGTCGGCCTTGTTGTTTACGGCATACAATACTTTAATCTGCCTTTTGACTATTCCCTGTCGACACTCATTATCTTTCTGGCAATATTCATATTACTCGTACTGGGTTTTTCAACTTCCGTAAGGAGAAAAATCCAGCTTTTCCTTAACAGGCATTTTTATAAGCACAAATATGAATTCAGAGATAAGTGGATGGAGTCGATTGAAAAAATCAGTTCTAAAACATCGGTTGATGAGATCTGCCGAACATTGATTGATATGATTTTGGAAACAATGGGGGCAAAGGAAGTTTATTTGTGGTTATACAGCCCTGTAACGGGGAGTTATAAGGCTTTTAATGCCGGTTTTTTAGAGGCATACGAAAATATTGAAAGTGATTATCCGCTTATAAAATTAATAAAACAAAAAAAAGCGCCTTTTAACATAAACCATGTATTCGATGAAATCGATGACGGTGAGGGGATTTCAGATCTGGAAAAGCTTATCGCGGTGACAGGGGGAGTCTTGTGCTCACCCTTGAATGCCGGGGGGACGATTGAAGGTTTTGTGCTTCAGCAGGAAGATGTCTCGGGAGAACCCTACCGGTCCGATGACTTTGAATTCCTGACAGCTGTTACTACTCAGGCAGCGGTTCAGTTAAAAAACATAACGCTGTCACAAGAACTGATACAGGTTAAAGAAGTGGATATGTTTAATAAAATGTCTTCCTTTATTATGCACGACCTGAAGAACCTGACTAATTCGCTTTCTCTCGTGAGCCAGAATGCAGCAAAAAATATGGACAATCCGGAGTTTCAAAAAGATGCAGTCAAGGCAATTGACAATACGGTAAATAGAATGAAATCCTTAATCGAGAAATTATCCTCTGCTCCCAAGAAAATGGACCTTAAAAAAGAAAGGGTTGATATTAAAGCGCTTATACACAATTCAATGAAAAAAATAATGGGAAAGGAAAAAAAAGTTGTTTGTACTGCTCATTTAAATGATCTTCCCTTCATATATGCCGATCCCCATTCCATTGAGATGGTATTGATAAATCTTTTGACAAATGCCTATGATGCAATAAACAATAATGGTATCATTTCAGTACGGTCTCATTGTGATGACAGCTACATTAATGTTATTGTTTGTGATAATGGTGAAGGGATGACGAAGGAGTTTATCGAGAAGGCGCTTTTTCATCCCTTTAAATCATCAAAAAAAACCGGTTTCGGAATCGGTTTATACCAGAGTAAAATGATTATCGAAGCCCACGGCGGCGATATTAATGTAGAGAGTGAAAAAGGTGAAGGGACATCCTTTACTATCAGGCTGCCCCTGTAA
- the prsR gene encoding PEP-CTERM-box response regulator transcription factor: protein MKKPELLVIDDEESIRSQMKWALIEDYDVFVAENAATAMKIMDRQKPPLVTLDLGLPPDPEGIEEGLKLLERILINHPASKVIVVSGNPDSDAPLQAISKGAHDFFTKPINIDELKGILKRACYVYSLESKYQSLQRKFHYQSFKEMIGSSSKMQEVFSTVKKIATTDVPVLILGESGTGKELVANAVHDQSLRGGKAFVPINCGAIPENLMESELFGHEKGSFTGAHTQRKGKIELAHEGTLFLDEIGDLPLPLQVKLLRFLQDNKLERIGGRETINLDVRVVAATNKRIEDLVREGHFREDLYYRLAVVTIDLPPIRERGEDKLLLAKSFLQKYGANRGNPKSLTPEAIESIDKYEWPGNVRELENKIQRALAFADGNHIIPADLALGSAEGESKSLNLKKAREALDIKYINTAIMKNKGNISRAAEDLGLTRPTLHALMNKYCIKK from the coding sequence ATGAAAAAGCCGGAATTGTTAGTCATTGATGATGAAGAAAGTATCAGGTCACAAATGAAGTGGGCCCTGATTGAAGATTATGATGTCTTTGTTGCTGAAAATGCAGCGACGGCAATGAAAATTATGGATAGGCAAAAACCGCCGCTTGTGACACTTGATCTTGGTCTCCCTCCCGATCCTGAAGGCATAGAAGAAGGTTTGAAATTACTTGAGAGAATACTTATTAATCACCCCGCTTCAAAAGTTATTGTTGTTTCAGGTAACCCTGACAGTGATGCGCCTCTCCAGGCCATTTCAAAGGGTGCCCATGACTTTTTCACCAAACCTATTAATATAGATGAACTTAAAGGCATTCTTAAAAGGGCCTGTTACGTTTATTCTCTTGAGAGTAAATATCAAAGCCTGCAAAGAAAGTTTCATTATCAGTCCTTTAAAGAAATGATCGGCTCCAGCTCAAAAATGCAGGAAGTTTTTAGTACGGTCAAGAAAATTGCAACGACTGATGTTCCTGTGCTTATTTTGGGAGAAAGCGGGACCGGGAAAGAACTCGTGGCTAATGCGGTTCACGATCAAAGCCTGAGGGGAGGTAAGGCCTTTGTTCCCATTAATTGCGGCGCTATTCCTGAAAACCTGATGGAAAGTGAGCTTTTTGGACATGAAAAGGGATCTTTTACAGGCGCTCATACTCAGAGAAAGGGGAAGATAGAGCTTGCTCATGAAGGAACGCTTTTTCTCGATGAAATAGGAGACCTGCCTCTCCCGCTTCAGGTTAAATTACTGAGGTTTTTGCAGGATAATAAACTGGAAAGAATTGGAGGCAGAGAAACGATCAATCTGGATGTGAGAGTTGTTGCTGCAACCAATAAACGAATTGAAGACCTTGTCAGGGAGGGACACTTCAGGGAAGATCTTTATTACAGGCTGGCCGTTGTTACCATTGATTTGCCGCCCATTAGAGAAAGGGGGGAAGATAAGCTGCTGCTGGCCAAATCCTTTTTGCAGAAATACGGTGCCAATCGTGGAAACCCCAAGAGTTTAACGCCTGAAGCGATAGAAAGTATTGATAAATATGAATGGCCGGGGAATGTAAGAGAACTGGAAAATAAAATTCAAAGGGCCCTTGCTTTTGCTGACGGCAACCACATTATACCTGCCGATCTGGCGCTCGGCAGCGCCGAAGGTGAAAGCAAGTCGCTAAACTTGAAAAAAGCCAGGGAAGCGCTGGATATTAAATATATAAATACGGCAATAATGAAAAATAAAGGTAATATCAGCAGGGCGGCTGAAGACCTGGGCTTGACCAGGCCGACCCTTCATGCGCTCATGAATAAATATTGCATAAAGAAATGA
- a CDS encoding PilZ domain-containing protein — protein sequence MKNTSCERCDSQFFTAYNDTNTTCPFCGYSFFLTGESMIRSYQRSLINRPCLLTNNKIKVTVKACDISEGGLGIEVDAGVPIAKNEEVNILMEDFDINSAAQIVWINKEGDTLRAGLQFL from the coding sequence ATGAAAAATACATCCTGTGAAAGATGCGACAGCCAGTTTTTTACGGCTTACAATGATACAAATACAACGTGTCCTTTTTGTGGTTATTCTTTTTTTCTCACCGGAGAGTCAATGATCAGAAGTTACCAGCGCTCACTGATTAACAGACCCTGCTTACTTACGAACAATAAAATAAAAGTGACTGTCAAAGCCTGCGATATTTCAGAGGGAGGCCTTGGGATTGAGGTCGATGCGGGTGTTCCCATTGCTAAAAACGAGGAAGTCAATATATTAATGGAAGACTTTGACATTAACTCTGCTGCCCAAATAGTATGGATAAACAAGGAAGGTGACACACTAAGGGCCGGTCTTCAGTTCCTATAA